The DNA window CCCAGCACAGAGAATAAGCCGTGGACACTCAGGCACAAATGTAGGAGCTATGGCTCTCTTTCTGCACCTGAAGTGCCCTACCAGCTCATGTGACATAATTACTAGCCAATTTAAGGAACTCTCTCCTTTTCTTCTGGCCATTCTAGTAGCCAGGCCACAGTAGTACATGGTCTTTGTCATCATCACTGTCTGCTTCTTCTCCACTCCATCTATAACAGAATGTCTGGGACACTATGTCTTTTACGACCCACTGGATCAATGTTTCCCAAGGCTAAGGACTAAAGATTAGTGTTGAGCAAACCAGTTAAAGTTCGCGTTCGATGAGTTCGGACAAACTTTGCCCAAAAGTTTGGTTCAGGTATTTGAACTTGACCTGAACCCAAacctccattgaaatcaatgtagacctgaacttggtgacccaaaaatGGCTGTAAAATGGGAATAGTAAGGAGTAGAGGGCTACAAAATGGGGGCAATAACAGAGTAAGTGCCCTGCAAAAAATGGGGTAGGGAAAGTACTTAAgataacaacataaaaaaataaataaattaaaaacaaataaataaaataattattttgaaACAGGTGGTAgaagtggaggaggaggtggaggtggaggaggatgtGGTGGTGTAAGTGGAAGAGGCGGAGATAGTCAAAACTTTAAACACTCACTCAGGCACTGGCACAGCCAAGTCGTGTAGGATCCATGCCTGGTTCATCTTAATGAATGTATGTCCACATTGGCTGTGGATAGGCGGATCCTATTGTGGGTGAAGATATCTGCTGCAGTGCTGAACACACCTTCTGATAGGACAATGAACCAAATAGATAGGaaataggaagggcactcacccattaAGGATCTTCTTCTAAAAAAAACGTCCTTTATTAGGGTAACCGAGTacaattaaaaaacacacaacctTCTGGGAGGGAAAGACAGCATATATGGCGACAAGAAAAGGCAACAGCTGTTTCACGCTCCTctgagcgctttttcaagcctccaaTGCGAACACAAAATGCATAAGAATGCAGGTTTTTATACATACAGGACATAATCATCCAAATTTGAAAACGCTGACCCGGCTTCACCGACAACCAATCCCAATTGCAAAGCCTCCTTCTACCGACCTCATCTCTCCTCCCCCTGCccttcctctcccctcccccactggACCAGAATGGAAAAAGCTCGGCACGTCGGCCGGTCTGTGATAGGTTATACACACTAAAAGCCGGTTCTATCGTGTTGCCTGATACATAATGGTGTCGTTCATCATTCGATAGGCTATACATATGGATTgctgtttccattctggtccacggggggggggggagaggaagggCAGGGGGAGGAGAGATGAGGTCGGTAGAAGGAGGCTTTGCAATTGGGATTGGTTGTCGGTGAAGCCGGCTCAGCGTTTTCAAATTTGGATGATTATGTCCTGTATGTATAAAAACCTGCATTCTTGTGCATTTTGTGTTTGCAttggaggcttgaaaaagcgctcagAGGAGAGCGAAACAGCTGTTGCCTTTTCTCGTCGCCATATATGCTGTCTTTCCCTCCCAGAaggttgtgtgttttttaattgtACTCGGTTACCCTAATAAAGGACGTTTTAATAGAAGAAGATCCTtaatgggtgagtgcccttcctatttACTATCTATTTGGTTCATTCTCCACATGATGCTTTTTGGATGTTGAGCACCGCTGGGACTTCTAAAATCAGTCATTTCTCTGTGGACCTGGGTTCTAAATACAATCATATAAATTTATAAATATGCAAACAgaatcagcagtgccatcctaatCCTTTCTACTACATATTTTTTGGACTTCTGATAGGACACTTATCACAGGCAGGCCAGCACAGTATACAACCCCGTTTTCTGTCCTTCTCCCCACAGTATATggcaccccctccccctcacagtatatgaccctcacAGTAAATGACCCCCATTTTGCCTCCTCCCCACAATATGTGACCCCCTTTTCTTGGCCAACCCCCACTGAAATATGACCCTCTTTTTTGTTTACCTCCCCACAGTATCTGGCACCAGTTTCTTAGCCCTCTTAGCAGTATCCCCAGTTTATCCCTTGAAGCGCCACCTGAGGCCTTCACTGATGCATCACTTCTATGCCAGTTATGGCATACATCGCAGTGTAGATTCCCTCTTTTACTTGATAGAAGAGAATAATTTTAGCGCTTATTGTTGGGTATTTTTTCAGGTGTTAATAATGTTATTTCATGTATAAATAATAAGAGGATTATGTAATAAAAAcgcaaaaatattttattataaataaataaaaaaaataatattgtgTCCCTtcctgaggatatacagtattTACCATCATTAAACTAAGAATATTCTGTACATATAGTAAATTAATTTATACATATTCACATATAATATAGTACAGAGAAGAAGCTTTATATGATGTGGTAGCTGAAAAGATAAATTATACAAAGAAGAATACATGTACTGAGCGgttaacatgtattattatttagctTTCATTACTAGTCATgtgatttattgttttttattagaATTTTCCATTCACCTGTTTCACAATATTCTGTGCAAATGTGCCAAACccatataaatgttatttttatgcACATTAGATACCTATCTGCCAATCAGCtactatacagttagggccagaaatatttggacagtgacacaattttcgcgagttgggctctgcatgccaccacattggttttgaaatgaaacctctacaacagaattcaagtgcagattgtaacgtttaatttgaagggttgaacaaaaatatctgatagaaaatgtaggaattgtacacattgctttacaaacactccacattttaggagctcaaaagtaattggacaaataaacataacccaaacaaaatattatttttttcaatattttgttgtgaatcctttggaggcaatcactgccttaagtctggaacccatggacatcaccaaacgctgggtttcctccttcttaatgctttgccaggcctttacagccgcagccttcaggtcttgcttgtttgtgggtctttccgccttaagtctggatttgagcaagtgaaatgcatgctcaattgggttaagatctggtgattgacttggccattgcagaatgttccacttttttgcactcatgaactcctgggtagctttggctgtatgcttggggtcattgtccatctgtactatgaagcgccgtccgatcaacttggcagcatttggcggaatctgggctgaaagtatatcccggtacacttcagaattcatccggctactcttgtctgctgttatgtcatcaataaacacaagtgacccagtgccattgaaagccatgcatgctcatgccatcacgttgcctccaccatgttttacagaggatgtggtgtgccttggatcatgtgccgttccctttcttctccaaacttttttcttcccatcattctggtacaggttgatctttgtctcatctgtccatagattacttttccagaactgagctggcttcttgagatgtttttcagcaaatttaactctggcctgtctatttttggaattgatgaatggtttgcacctagatgtgaaccctttgtatttactttcatggagtcttctctttactgttgacttagagacagatacacctacttcactgagagtgttctggacttcagttgatgttgtgaacgggttcttcttgaccaaagaaagtatgcggcgatcatccaccactgttgtcatccgtggacgcccaggcctttttgagttcccaagctcaccaatcaattccttttttcttagaatgtacccgactgttgattttgctactccaagcatgtctgctatctctctgatggattttttcttttttttcagcctcaggatgttctgcttcacctcaattgagagttcctttgaccgcatgttgtctggtcacagcaacagcttccaaatgcaaaaccacacacctggaatcaaccccagaccttttaactacttcattgattacaggtttacgagggagacaccttcagagttaattgcagcccttagagtccattgtccaattacttttggtcccttgaaaaagaggaggctatgcattacagagctatgattcctaaacctttctccgatttggatgtggaaactctcatattgcagctgggagtgtgcactttcagcccatattatatatataattgtatttctgaatatgttttagtaaacagctaaaataacaaaacttgtgtcactgtccaaatatttctggccctaactgtatatcttCTGATAAGGCTGTACATTTATAGTAGTTTCAGCaaacttattattattttttattttttttttaatgtagattgtgagccccacatagagctcacaatgtacatttttccctatcagtatgtctttttttggaatatgggatggaaatccatgcaaacacggggagaacatacaaactccttgcagatggttttttgccaaaTCTCAGGAtttgaactccaggactccaacgctgcaagactgcagtgctaaccactgagccaccgtgtggcccccagcaaACTTATTATTGGTAGGGGTAGTTTCATTTCCAAATTGGATTGGTCATTTTCAGCACAAGACATAGCAACATAAGAGCGCTCCATAGCAAAGATTATAATGGTGCCCAATTACGTTGTTGGGTTCTGTTTTCCCTAACAAAAGGGACCATTGTTTTTATTTATGGACTTTGGGTCAATTCTTAACCCTATTGTtcgttaaaaggaacctgtccgAACGATTTGGGAATGGTGTCCCAAATTTCCCTGCTGTGATGTCCCCTGTAcccaaattaaaaataaaaacatatactcCCAGCGGGTGTACTCCCAGTACTTTTGCAGTTCTTCAGTAATGATGGAGTAGTACACCATAGGTTCAGTGCACATGGGCCAGAccttcgctaagccccaccccctttcgAGGTaccacgcccctccgctaagccacgcccccgctccgccccctcatgccggcgggggggggggcggctttctgtacttcgctcagGCGGcgaaaaggagcaggttcacccctgccttggGTTCATGGTCAGTGAAAATGGAGTGCAAAGCAAGACTATTTGGGTGGTTTTGTGTCTCAACAGGCACCCTTTAACAATGAAGTTTCTGTGGAGAGGGTCTCAAAGAAACCACATGACTTAGATCTATGGTATGTACACTTTTGGCCTAAAAAGTTCGATATAAAACCATGAGTATCTACTTATCTTATCTACTGAAGTATGATACATTTCTTAGTATAATTGCTCATAAAATTAGATAGAAGTCTACAATTAGATGTAATTTGTACTTTCCATCGTATCTATATCTATCCACAGTAGAAGACATGGATTGCAGAGGACCCTCATACAAGGACAGTATTTGGGGCCCTTGATCTTGCATAGCTCAGCACAAGGCATTCCCCATAATGTCTCTCTCACCATCCACCAGTAATGATGATTGTATGAAATGCTTTACCTCAGTCCATAAATCCATTCTAATAGACTCTAAGAaacttatttttactttttaaaatgttTGGTCCACAATAGTTCACTATACTGGAGTTCTGGAAGGACCAGCCTGTGACACAGTTGTTGGTCTTCTCTTTTTAGCCCTGATTTCAGGTTGTACCCAAGAATTCTAGCTGAAAAAGGCTGATATGGAACCATTGATTTATCTCTTAGTTGATATGGCTCCACATGGTCATCCAGACATTTCTCAGAAACCTGTGCTCTCCTTCTTCTTAGTTCCTCTACTTCCTTCTCCATACGTTCCTTCCCAAACCTCTCCACACGATTCCAAAATGAATTATTAAAGTACATATACAGCTGCCAGTCCAGCTGGTTCCAGCTTTTTATCTTCTCTTCAGTCTCAACAGAAAGAACACGTCTACTCCTGTCACTTCTGGTATTAAGTGGGATTGATAAGACGTCATCTAAAGTCCAGCAGAGGGCATCTTTAAGGAGCACCAAGGACTCATCAAAGTATTCTGCTATCAAGACCAGATTAAACATGGTGTCTACTGCTCGCCAAAGCAGCTTAAATTGCTTCTCTGACTCAGGTCCATTGTGGTTGAATCCAAGATCAAATGTCATGAGATTCCTGGCATAACCACCATCATAGTTCATATTTTGATAATAACTGTTGGTGTTATTTAAAAAGGTTTCTATATTTTTAGCTCTAATGAAGGAAGACGAGTCCCTGTAGTAGGCAAAGGAAGATTCCATAAGGGTGACTGGATTTCTCAGGATggtaaaataaaatgtatcactGGGCATGACATTTTCCACCTGTAAAAGAGAAAGATATTATTTTACCTGTTATGACAACAAATTCATTTCTCAATTCTATTCCTTTTAGTAACATTTGTAGCCATAGATTTTACATATGAGTGAACCAGTTTggaataagggttggttcacactagcacttgtattccgtccagaaggagtccgcatggacacccccatgaatcattcgtgcgggcagtgcgcggcaagcacacagagcccattacagtctatgcgatccatgtgctttgacagcacatcgcttccaattgcgattgtattctgttcagggggtgtccatgcggactccttccggacagaatacaagtgctaatgtgaaccaaccctaacaagGGTAAACCCAAACTTTCCAAAACTTTCCAGTGCGACCTTTCTAAAATGGTGATCATCATATGAAAGCAAAGAAGAATCATCACATGTTAGTCCTGACTCCAACTCACTTGATGACATAATGAAAGGTCCTAGGCTAGAACCATTCATTTATTTTTGATACTGCCAAAGCTGAAGGCTTTTGAGGATCGGCTACATAGAAAGAATTCTTACACAGTCCTCTCCATGCTGAAAAGTAAAATGCTTGCTCAGTTTCATTGTTTTCACAGGTTAGTATCAGACAGGGAGGAAGAGTGATTGGACAAAGCACTTTATCAGAACAAATCATTAAAATAGTGGTCAAGGGGGCCTGGCACTAAAGGAACTTCCAGTCTGCACAATGTAAGAAACAGGCACTGATTTGTTCTTAATATAAAGTGTGTCTTATAATCAGAAAAATACAGTAAGGGCTCATGCCCATGCATCCGACTTGAGAGCCAAGTTTATCACGGAAAGCTGttggatgacacttggagtgatatctgagtgcattctgtgactcattcacatctatgggtaGTTGGAATCTATTCCGTTCCAATAACATGGAGCTCAATAGGAGCTGTTTTATAATTATCCGCATTATAGGAACGGCATGGAGACAGGAGGATTGGAaacagcctacatccacagaagatctgtgcttagttctacaAGATGTTTGGAATAACCTTCCtgacttcaaaaactgtctgcaagtgtacctagaagaattgatggaaggcaaagggcagtcacaccaaacattgatggaTTTAGTTCTATTGTTCCTTCACTTAAACTATTAGCAATTCTATTCTTAaaatcattcttactttgcagcattttttccacacttgcctaaacatttgcacagtacagtatatttgtAACACAAGTATAA is part of the Leptodactylus fuscus isolate aLepFus1 chromosome 3, aLepFus1.hap2, whole genome shotgun sequence genome and encodes:
- the LOC142198556 gene encoding galactose-3-O-sulfotransferase 2-like; its protein translation is MQLPETDWRELQQMLDLWRQQKLDFSIKAQESKWRSCKPRTNIFFLKTHKTASSTIVNILFRYGEFHNLKFAFPVIKYHFDYPSYFSTRSVFGFSAKNKPKYNIMCHHMRFYLAEVENVMPSDTFYFTILRNPVTLMESSFAYYRDSSSFIRAKNIETFLNNTNSYYQNMNYDGGYARNLMTFDLGFNHNGPESEKQFKLLWRAVDTMFNLVLIAEYFDESLVLLKDALCWTLDDVLSIPLNTRSDRSRRVLSVETEEKIKSWNQLDWQLYMYFNNSFWNRVERFGKERMEKEVEELRRRRAQVSEKCLDDHVEPYQLRDKSMVPYQPFSARILGYNLKSGLKREDQQLCHRLVLPELQYSELLWTKHFKK